Proteins from a single region of Pithys albifrons albifrons isolate INPA30051 chromosome 10, PitAlb_v1, whole genome shotgun sequence:
- the LOC139676308 gene encoding fatty-acid amide hydrolase 1-like, with protein MRVPLPALLGGSAAALLLLLLRWRRRRGLWRKVAEAQQRQERSLVQMETAVQRFREQNPSVNVVSILSLPLPELSKKLRDGSLPLDHVFYAYVGKAVQITIETNCITEYLQESETQLRKMKLTGKQGLLYGVPVSIKDSIDCQGHDSTMGFIKYLNKPAAEDSVVVQVLRRQGAIPFVKTNVPQSLISYDCKNLIFGQTCNPLLYTKTPGGSSGGEGALVGGGGSILGIGTDVGGSLRFPAAFCGVCALKPTGNRLSKRGIMSGVVGQKAVAAAVGPMAKDVESLALCLRALLCEDMFSLDSTVPPLPFNEEVYSSTQPLRIGYYETDFFTMPSPAMRRAVRETKQLLEEAGHTLVPFELTNVDYVMFNFCVRGMFADGGTSFVKNFNGEVEKVGMGLFFWLAKSPHWLKTLLSWIAKPFVPRFSSIVGNLRANTVDEVWSLHHEIEDFCHQFIAQWKKLNLDVMLCPMLGPALRIGYPGKLSVAVSYTMLYNALDFPAGVVPVTVVTDEDEEELKGYKGYYQDLWDRTLAKAFHGSVGMPVAVQCVALPWQEELCLRFMKEVEALSLKKNRFF; from the exons ATGCGGGTCCCGCTGCCCGCCCTGCTCGGCGGCTCAGCCGCCGCTCttctgctgctactgctgcGATGGCGCCGGCGGCGGGGGCTCTGGAGGAAGGTGGCGGAGGCGCAGCAGCGGCAGGAGCGCAGCCTGGTGCAGATGGAGACGGCTGTGCAGCGCTTTCGGGAGCAG AATCCATCCGTGAACGTGGTCTCCAtcctctctctgcctctgccagAGCTCTCCAAGAAACTTCGTGATGGCTCCCTCCCTCTGGACCATGTCTTCTATGCCTATGTGGGCAAG GCTGTCCAAATCACCATAGAAACCAACTGTATCACAGAGTATCTGCAGGAAAGCGAGACCCAGCTACGGAAAATGAAGCTGACGGGGAAGCAAGGTTTGCTCTATGGGGTGCCAGTCAGCATCAAGGACTCCATTGACTGCCAG GGTCATGATTCCACAATGGGTTTTATAAAATACCTCAATAAACCTGCAGCAGAGGACAGTGTGGTGGTGCAGGTGCTCAGGAGACAGGGGGCAATTCCATTTGTCAAAACCAATGTTCCCCAGTCGCTCATCAG cTATGACTGCAAGAACTTAATCTTTGGTCAGACGTGCAACCCTCTGCTCTACACCAAAACCCCTGGAGGCTCCTCTGGTGGAGAAGGGGCACTTGTAGGAGGTGGTGGGTCCATCTTGGGAATTGGGACAGATGTAGGAGGGAGCCTACgttttcctgctgccttctgtgGGGTCTGTGCTCTCAAACCCACTGGTAACAGACTCAG TAAAAGAGGAATAATGTCCGGAGTCGTTGGGCAGAAGGCAG tggctgcagcagtgggGCCAATGGCAAAAGACGTGGAGAGCCTGGCGCTGTGCCTGCGGGCGCTCTTGTGTGAAGACATGTTCAGCCTGGACAGCACAGTGCCACCCCTTCCCTTCAATGAAGAG GTGTATTCCAGCACACAGCCGCTCCGCATTGGGTACTATGAAACCGATTTCTTCACCATGCCAAGTCCTGCCATGCGACGTGCCGTGAGGGAGACAAAGCAGCTGTTGGAGGAGGCTGGCCACACG CTGGTGCCCTTCGAACTCACAAATGTGGACTACGTGATGTTTAACTTCTGTGTCAGGGGAATGTTTGCAGATGGAGGCACCTCCTTTGTCAAGAACTT CAATGGGGAGGTGGAGAAAGTCGGCATGGGGCTGTTCTTCTGGTTGGCAAAGTCACCACACTGGCTGAAAACTCTCCTCTCCTGGATTGCCAAACCTTTC GTGCCTCGATTTTCAAGTATCGTAGGAAATCTGAGAGCAAA CACAGTGGATGAAGTCTGGAGTCTTCATCATGAAATTGAG GACTTTTGCCACCAGTTCATTGCCCAGTGGAAAAAGCTGAATCTGGATGTCATGCTTTGTCCCATGCTGGGCCCAGCTCTGCGCATCGGCTACCCTGGGAAACTCTCAG TGGCTGTCAGCTATACCATGCTCTACAATGCCTTGGACTTCCCTGCTGGCGTGGTCCCTGTCACAGTGGTGAcagatgaggatgaggaggagctgAAGGGCTACAAGGGCTACTATCAGGATTTGTGGGACCGGACCCTGGCAAAG GCTTTTCATGGCAGTGTGGGGATGCCCGTGGCCGTGCAGTGTGTGGCCTtgccatggcaggaggagctgtgcctcAGGTTCATGAAGGAGGTGGAGGCACTATCTCTGAAGAAGAACAGGTTCTTCTGA